The following are encoded in a window of uncultured Sphaerochaeta sp. genomic DNA:
- a CDS encoding carbohydrate ABC transporter permease codes for MKSRKQQTVYIASNILVFLFLTIIFIVPFVYIILMAAKSSKEAALLRFSLPAQNLFFQNLKEVVAYGDYRMFRALLNSTLLTVGSVALIVVFSALFAFVAQRKNDKSASILMSLLIVGLMIPPAVVPTIFLLQNLKIYKTMFGMIMIDVALFMPFATMIFRTAMSSIPRDLDEASYLDGASPLTIFFQVILPLLKPAIVTVVVTTSVNIFNDFVGPLYFLPGAKNITAPLTLYSFMSQFSTQWNLLFANVVVVSVIPLIIFIFFQRQLVAGMMGGAVKG; via the coding sequence ATGAAATCCAGGAAACAACAAACTGTATATATTGCATCGAATATACTGGTCTTTCTCTTCTTGACGATTATCTTCATCGTACCCTTTGTCTATATCATTCTCATGGCTGCCAAGAGCAGCAAAGAAGCAGCTTTGCTGCGTTTCAGCCTACCTGCGCAGAATCTGTTTTTCCAGAATCTCAAGGAAGTCGTTGCATATGGTGATTACCGGATGTTCAGGGCACTTTTGAACAGTACGTTGCTTACCGTTGGATCAGTGGCCCTGATTGTGGTCTTCTCTGCCCTCTTTGCATTCGTGGCTCAGAGAAAGAATGACAAGTCCGCCTCTATTCTGATGTCCCTCTTGATTGTTGGGCTTATGATCCCACCAGCGGTTGTACCAACCATCTTCCTGTTGCAAAACCTGAAAATCTACAAGACGATGTTCGGTATGATCATGATCGATGTTGCCTTGTTCATGCCATTTGCAACCATGATCTTCAGGACGGCGATGTCCTCCATCCCACGAGATCTTGACGAGGCATCATACCTTGACGGGGCCAGTCCTCTGACCATCTTCTTCCAGGTCATACTCCCCTTGCTCAAGCCAGCGATTGTGACGGTAGTCGTAACTACGTCGGTCAATATTTTCAATGACTTTGTTGGTCCACTGTACTTCCTTCCTGGTGCGAAGAACATTACCGCTCCCTTGACGCTGTACTCATTCATGAGCCAGTTCAGCACCCAGTGGAACCTATTGTTTGCAAACGTAGTGGTAGTAAGTGTCATCCCCTTGATCATCTTTATCTTCTTCCAGCGTCAGCTGGTTGCAGGAATGATGGGAGGGGCTGTAAAAGGCTGA
- a CDS encoding sugar ABC transporter permease, whose product MKKNTIQRGMMKTYPNWFYVPAVTAFFIFFIIPTLSAFYFSLTRWTIFDSTYIGMENYISFLSDPMLSIGLKNTFIYAFLTSGLKTVLALPLAVMLTSGIRFKGFYRSVVFFPVLVSTIAVGITFSILMQPNIGLINVVLGSMGLPQPDWLGSPKVALYSVIFVDVWKGIGIATVIYMAGIISIPQDYFDAMKLEGGFWIKFRHVIIPLVRNSTFTVILLSFIGGLRSFDLIWAMTGGGPGFASDVLTSVIYKQYQAGFYGLSTAGNVILFIMVTILIFPLRRFFNSREIEL is encoded by the coding sequence ATGAAAAAGAATACGATTCAGCGGGGAATGATGAAGACCTATCCTAACTGGTTTTATGTACCTGCTGTAACAGCATTTTTTATTTTCTTTATCATACCAACCTTGTCTGCATTCTACTTCAGCTTGACTCGGTGGACGATTTTTGATTCGACCTATATTGGAATGGAAAACTATATTTCCTTCTTGTCAGACCCAATGCTATCAATCGGTCTGAAAAACACTTTCATCTACGCTTTTCTTACCAGTGGACTGAAAACTGTCCTTGCACTCCCCCTTGCTGTAATGCTCACCTCAGGTATTAGGTTCAAGGGCTTTTACCGAAGCGTGGTCTTTTTTCCCGTACTGGTAAGTACCATTGCGGTAGGAATTACCTTCTCAATTCTTATGCAACCCAATATTGGGTTGATCAATGTGGTGCTGGGCTCGATGGGCCTACCACAACCTGACTGGCTTGGAAGCCCCAAGGTGGCACTCTATTCAGTTATTTTTGTTGATGTTTGGAAAGGAATCGGTATTGCTACCGTAATTTATATGGCAGGTATCATCTCAATTCCTCAGGACTATTTTGATGCCATGAAACTCGAGGGTGGATTCTGGATTAAGTTCCGCCATGTGATCATTCCCTTGGTGAGAAACTCCACGTTCACCGTTATACTGCTCTCCTTCATCGGAGGTCTTCGTTCCTTCGATCTTATCTGGGCAATGACTGGAGGCGGACCTGGTTTTGCATCGGACGTACTGACCAGTGTTATTTACAAACAGTACCAGGCAGGATTTTACGGTCTGTCAACTGCAGGGAATGTCATCCTATTCATCATGGTTACCATCCTGATATTTCCGCTCAGACGATTCTTCAACAGCAGGGAGATTGAACTATGA
- a CDS encoding family 78 glycoside hydrolase catalytic domain, translated as MTTVSKLQINYLDHVVGITDGPQFSWVIDTPFRNCRQKQYQIQIADEASFASPLFDTGLIESSDSAQVRVPGFTPDEGVLYWARVRVVTEADTQGVSTSPFSASTTMLGGLKDPDSLKDHFITAETEEDIKLSKGTYLRKAISLKKEVKSAVIFSTAQGVYQLHIDGKKVSCDELAPGWTSYDHRLLYQSYNVTDMLSSGEHVLGAHLGSLWYKSTLSFLMIHNFYGDYASLSLRMDVTYSDGSKETFYSDESWKGSDSPVLNSQLYDGETYDASLEQDGWDKPGFDDTAWRAAKPVPCTSEHIEAQEGSPVALQEVMAPTLAFTTPKGERVIDFGQNMSALPEIRGKGEAGETIVLRCFEVLDKDGNVYTDNLRRAEQRITYTIKDDKPFVYRPHFTFFGFRFIHVESFPGRADLDNFKAYVIHSDMPQTGSFACSNPDLNQLQHNILWGLKSNFVDVPTDCPQRDERLGWTGDAQIFCQTASYNVNTYTFFKKWLKDLSLDQTKEGGVPHVVPDVLYKYPFDNWLLNKGTHSATAWADAAIINPWVLYLTFGDTAILETQYESMKGWIDFMKTHAKNNIWNYKLQFGDWVALDAEEGSYFGATPNDLTCTAYYAYSTRLFVKIARILGKEDVAKEYEALHDKIVQTFQETFFNADGTMTAQTQTAHILALHFNLAPEQFVAKTVENLKKLLAEHDGHLVTGFVGTPYFCHALSSNGCLDEAYALLLKDDFPSWLYQVKKGATTIWEHWDGIKPDGSMWSPDMNSFNHYAYGAIGEWLYRVVAGLDMDEHKPGYKHAIIAPRIGGNLSWVEGSYQSVYGEVGVRWERESKTNVVTLRATVPANTTATIRLLDGATLVDGDALTFTKRDDILEAEAGSGVYTIRYTLNS; from the coding sequence ATGACAACAGTTTCCAAGCTGCAGATCAATTATCTTGACCATGTTGTAGGAATTACCGATGGACCACAGTTCTCTTGGGTAATCGACACACCATTTAGGAATTGCCGACAGAAACAGTATCAAATACAGATAGCTGATGAAGCTTCCTTTGCCTCACCTCTGTTCGACACCGGCCTGATAGAGAGCAGTGATTCTGCACAGGTTCGCGTGCCGGGATTCACCCCGGATGAAGGCGTTCTCTACTGGGCACGGGTAAGAGTCGTAACCGAAGCGGATACCCAGGGAGTCTCTACCTCTCCATTCAGTGCAAGTACCACTATGCTCGGAGGCTTGAAAGACCCTGACTCACTGAAGGATCATTTCATTACCGCAGAGACTGAAGAGGATATCAAGCTATCGAAAGGCACCTATTTAAGAAAAGCCATCTCTCTGAAAAAAGAGGTGAAATCAGCAGTAATTTTCTCCACAGCACAGGGAGTCTACCAGTTGCATATCGACGGCAAGAAGGTCTCATGTGATGAACTTGCCCCAGGATGGACCAGTTATGATCATCGCCTACTCTACCAGAGCTATAATGTAACTGACATGCTTTCCTCTGGTGAGCACGTACTCGGTGCACACCTCGGTTCTCTCTGGTATAAGAGCACACTCAGCTTCCTGATGATTCACAACTTCTATGGTGACTATGCATCCCTCTCACTACGTATGGATGTCACCTACAGTGATGGAAGCAAAGAAACGTTCTACAGTGATGAGAGCTGGAAAGGCAGCGACAGTCCGGTCCTGAATTCACAACTGTATGATGGAGAGACCTATGATGCTTCCCTGGAACAGGATGGTTGGGACAAACCAGGATTTGATGACACTGCCTGGCGTGCAGCCAAACCAGTTCCTTGTACTTCAGAACATATTGAGGCACAGGAGGGCTCCCCAGTTGCGCTTCAGGAGGTCATGGCCCCAACCCTTGCATTCACGACACCCAAGGGAGAGCGGGTCATCGATTTCGGCCAGAACATGAGTGCATTACCGGAGATAAGAGGAAAAGGAGAGGCAGGAGAGACCATAGTCCTGCGTTGTTTCGAAGTACTGGATAAGGACGGCAATGTCTACACCGACAACCTCCGCAGGGCTGAACAGCGAATAACCTACACCATCAAGGATGATAAACCATTCGTGTATCGTCCCCATTTCACCTTCTTTGGATTCCGGTTCATCCATGTTGAATCGTTCCCAGGACGCGCGGATCTTGATAATTTCAAGGCCTACGTGATTCACTCAGACATGCCGCAAACGGGTAGCTTTGCGTGTTCCAACCCTGATCTCAACCAGCTACAGCATAATATCCTTTGGGGATTGAAGAGTAATTTCGTTGATGTCCCCACTGACTGCCCCCAGCGTGATGAACGTCTTGGATGGACTGGTGATGCACAGATTTTCTGTCAGACAGCAAGCTATAATGTGAACACCTACACCTTCTTCAAGAAATGGCTCAAGGACCTTTCCCTTGACCAGACCAAGGAAGGTGGCGTTCCCCATGTAGTGCCCGATGTACTGTACAAATACCCGTTTGACAACTGGTTGCTCAACAAGGGAACCCATTCTGCTACCGCCTGGGCTGATGCTGCAATCATCAATCCATGGGTGCTCTATCTCACCTTTGGTGATACAGCAATCCTGGAGACTCAGTATGAGAGCATGAAGGGCTGGATTGACTTCATGAAAACCCATGCAAAGAACAACATCTGGAACTACAAGCTCCAATTTGGCGACTGGGTTGCCTTGGATGCTGAGGAAGGAAGTTACTTTGGAGCCACTCCAAACGACCTGACATGTACTGCTTACTATGCCTATTCCACCAGACTTTTTGTCAAGATTGCAAGAATTCTAGGGAAGGAAGATGTGGCAAAGGAGTATGAAGCACTTCATGACAAGATCGTACAGACATTCCAGGAAACATTCTTCAATGCCGATGGTACCATGACCGCCCAGACACAGACCGCTCATATCCTTGCTCTTCACTTCAATCTTGCCCCAGAGCAGTTTGTTGCTAAGACCGTGGAGAATCTGAAGAAACTGCTGGCTGAGCATGATGGACACCTGGTAACAGGGTTTGTCGGTACCCCGTACTTCTGTCATGCACTCTCTTCCAACGGGTGCCTGGATGAAGCATATGCGTTGTTGCTCAAGGATGACTTCCCCTCCTGGTTGTACCAAGTCAAGAAGGGAGCCACCACAATCTGGGAGCACTGGGATGGTATCAAACCGGATGGATCAATGTGGAGCCCAGATATGAACTCATTCAACCACTATGCCTATGGCGCAATTGGTGAGTGGTTGTACCGTGTTGTTGCAGGTCTGGATATGGATGAGCACAAACCAGGATATAAGCATGCGATCATTGCCCCGAGGATCGGGGGAAACCTCTCTTGGGTGGAAGGCTCCTATCAATCGGTATATGGAGAGGTGGGTGTACGCTGGGAGAGAGAGAGCAAGACGAACGTTGTAACCTTGCGAGCAACGGTTCCAGCCAATACCACTGCCACTATCCGATTGCTGGATGGGGCAACATTGGTTGACGGAGATGCCCTCACATTCACGAAGCGTGATGATATCCTGGAAGCCGAAGCCGGTTCAGGAGTATACACGATCCGCTATACGCTGAATTCATAA
- a CDS encoding aryl-sulfate sulfotransferase: protein MTKNKRLLTLISLTLLLLLLFLILRRPFTIAITQFEQAPLSALAVIESRKATRVTLVLHGRNQEDLRVAFKGYDTYHEIPVLALFPGTRNEVEFYLTTRDGTSYQQTVTIKTGELPEDFPEIGYERVLPDQIAEGFTFLHLGRYDGDGNYHALPCAVDSYGTVRWYYQGDIGHVMKMTERGTLLIQESDSLVEMDLMGRKVRTLPPLMYGLHHDVAFMENGNLLALSTAPSSFEDGVVELDGETGSYVQGWDFREILDKDRPPQPRNLEPADWLHLNGVDYDHRDDSFIVSGRDQSAVVKVDRESGQLIWILGNHEHWEEAYQPYLLQPEVNPFAWQWGQHAPMVHPELPERVLLYDNGNERSYSEPLDPTENYSRAVEFEIDEKAMTVRQVWEYGTGNGSTTFTPFIGDANYLENGNRLICFGGITKNLEGEAVELFDFANNSLNDMKISAKVIEVTSDYPAEEVLVFSFNDPDPTSYAGYRVYQAERYPLYHPSLLQ from the coding sequence ATGACCAAGAATAAACGACTCCTTACACTCATTTCTCTAACGCTTCTTCTCCTGTTGCTCTTCTTGATTCTGAGAAGGCCGTTCACCATAGCTATTACTCAGTTTGAGCAGGCTCCTCTCAGTGCCCTGGCAGTGATTGAGTCCAGAAAGGCAACGCGGGTGACGCTGGTGTTGCATGGAAGGAATCAGGAAGACCTGCGTGTTGCCTTCAAGGGGTACGATACCTATCATGAGATCCCCGTTCTTGCTCTCTTCCCAGGGACCAGGAATGAAGTGGAGTTTTATCTCACTACAAGAGACGGTACTAGCTACCAGCAAACGGTGACTATAAAGACCGGGGAGCTCCCAGAGGATTTTCCCGAGATTGGATATGAACGAGTGCTTCCTGACCAAATTGCAGAAGGTTTTACCTTCTTGCACCTCGGCCGCTATGATGGAGATGGAAACTACCACGCGCTTCCCTGTGCCGTTGATTCCTATGGGACTGTTCGCTGGTATTACCAAGGAGATATTGGTCATGTCATGAAGATGACCGAGAGGGGAACCCTTCTGATCCAGGAGAGCGATTCCCTTGTAGAGATGGACCTGATGGGAAGGAAGGTACGGACACTTCCTCCACTCATGTACGGCCTGCACCACGACGTGGCATTCATGGAAAACGGAAACCTTCTTGCCTTAAGCACTGCACCTTCTTCATTTGAGGACGGGGTGGTGGAACTTGATGGAGAGACAGGATCCTATGTGCAAGGTTGGGACTTCCGGGAGATCCTTGACAAGGATCGTCCGCCCCAGCCAAGAAACCTGGAACCTGCAGACTGGCTCCACCTTAACGGTGTTGATTATGACCATCGTGATGACAGCTTCATTGTCAGCGGCAGGGACCAGAGTGCCGTGGTGAAGGTCGACAGGGAGAGTGGACAACTTATTTGGATACTGGGGAACCATGAGCATTGGGAAGAAGCATATCAGCCATATCTCTTACAACCTGAGGTGAACCCTTTTGCTTGGCAGTGGGGCCAGCATGCCCCGATGGTACATCCTGAGCTACCTGAAAGGGTGCTGCTATACGATAATGGCAATGAGCGGTCCTATAGTGAGCCCCTCGATCCCACAGAGAATTATTCTAGGGCTGTTGAGTTTGAGATTGATGAGAAAGCCATGACTGTAAGACAAGTCTGGGAGTACGGGACAGGGAACGGCAGCACTACCTTCACCCCCTTTATCGGGGATGCAAACTATCTGGAGAATGGGAATCGCCTGATCTGCTTTGGGGGAATTACCAAGAATCTGGAGGGAGAGGCAGTTGAACTCTTTGATTTTGCGAACAACTCCCTCAATGACATGAAAATTTCAGCGAAGGTCATAGAAGTAACCTCTGACTATCCAGCCGAGGAAGTTCTGGTATTCTCCTTCAATGATCCTGATCCGACGAGCTATGCAGGGTATCGGGTGTATCAGGCAGAGCGTTATCCTCTGTATCATCCATCCTTGCTGCAGTAA
- a CDS encoding RDD family protein, whose product MKKEYLYASLARRFAAYVIDHLLTALLMTPLFLWYLKGLFSEASGIYLLAYSGPVLFLLMLIRSLYLSVLWSTRFGTIGCHLLSISVCTLQGNKLSYARAFLRYLILFCSTCLLGLGWISILFTEKRQALCDLGAKTVVMVTAARMDDTEDNALPDTPDTLHSSSDQDH is encoded by the coding sequence ATGAAAAAGGAATACCTCTATGCATCGCTTGCAAGACGCTTTGCAGCCTATGTAATTGACCATCTGCTTACAGCATTGCTGATGACACCCTTGTTCCTGTGGTATCTGAAGGGATTGTTCAGTGAAGCAAGCGGGATATATCTCCTTGCCTATAGTGGTCCGGTACTTTTCCTACTCATGTTGATCCGATCTCTCTATCTCTCGGTGCTGTGGTCGACAAGATTTGGCACGATCGGTTGCCATTTGCTCTCTATCAGCGTTTGTACCTTACAAGGAAATAAGCTCTCCTATGCTAGAGCTTTTCTCCGGTATCTCATCCTTTTCTGCTCTACCTGTCTTCTTGGTCTTGGATGGATATCCATCCTTTTCACTGAAAAGCGTCAGGCACTCTGTGACCTTGGGGCAAAAACAGTCGTAATGGTTACTGCAGCAAGGATGGATGATACAGAGGATAACGCTCTGCCTGATACACCCGATACCCTGCATAGCTCGTCGGATCAGGATCATTGA
- a CDS encoding DUF1295 domain-containing protein: protein MKANPTTIVIFFIMVALLSGFVVLGPFADETVLYQVGSITLGTVLISLCFSLLTEDYSWTDRLWSTLPVAFAWIYAYKAGFSSPVVVAALLATLWGARLTFNFARRGGYSGEEDYRWKILHEKIGNPVKWFLFNLLFIALYQQFLFIAFTSPLGLLPSTNEPFTPLSFIAIFLFVCFLGIETIADQQQYTFQQAKYQLLPRKDELEDEYTQGFRSSGLFRYSRHPNYFGELGVWWSIYLYSVSFHGSLLHYTIAGPILLTLLFIGSTIFTESITSSKYPGYATYKEKAGAILFRFW from the coding sequence ATGAAAGCAAACCCAACAACCATAGTGATCTTTTTTATCATGGTGGCCCTCTTATCTGGCTTTGTAGTCCTGGGGCCGTTCGCTGATGAAACAGTGCTGTACCAAGTGGGCAGTATCACGTTGGGCACTGTACTGATTAGTCTTTGTTTCTCACTGCTCACGGAGGATTACTCGTGGACCGACCGGCTATGGAGCACACTACCTGTTGCATTTGCCTGGATCTATGCCTACAAGGCAGGTTTTTCCTCCCCAGTAGTTGTTGCAGCCCTGCTTGCCACCCTCTGGGGGGCCAGACTTACATTCAATTTTGCCCGACGCGGAGGGTACAGCGGAGAAGAAGACTATCGTTGGAAAATACTGCATGAGAAAATCGGGAACCCTGTGAAGTGGTTCTTATTCAACCTGCTCTTTATCGCTCTCTACCAGCAGTTCCTCTTTATCGCATTCACCAGCCCACTGGGGTTGCTCCCATCGACGAATGAGCCATTCACCCCACTCTCCTTCATTGCAATCTTCTTGTTTGTCTGTTTCCTTGGTATTGAGACCATAGCAGACCAACAGCAGTATACATTCCAGCAAGCCAAGTACCAATTACTTCCCAGAAAGGATGAACTTGAGGATGAGTATACCCAAGGGTTCCGTAGTTCTGGACTTTTCAGATATAGTCGTCATCCCAACTACTTCGGGGAGCTGGGGGTGTGGTGGTCCATCTACCTCTACTCGGTCTCCTTCCATGGTTCCCTGTTGCACTATACCATCGCTGGCCCGATCTTGCTGACGCTCTTGTTCATTGGATCCACCATCTTCACAGAGAGCATCACCTCCTCCAAGTATCCTGGGTATGCTACATACAAAGAGAAGGCAGGTGCAATTCTCTTCCGATTCTGGTAG